Proteins co-encoded in one Deinococcus aestuarii genomic window:
- a CDS encoding helix-turn-helix transcriptional regulator translates to MELDTKTRRLRAVAHLLEQAECTTAEIVQRLHLEPRKRRSVQRDLAELVAQGEIEITAEGRYRQRRRSGELNPVQALAVYSAARMLFHHAAEYNEHYLAALEKLAQDLPERARRVALQANEVYKARRGGRGSLVFEVAAQAWLDGRVLSCTYQSQRRATRVELEIYFIEVNARNREAYAIGVNRLREERQPYVYRLSRMRQPTLTAHTYDIPEDFHPLRFLSSAWGIMPGEPTRVELFFSPAVRERIAEEYFGALAEPTVTLSSGHTRVILQVGNWLELVPWVLGWGGDVEVIAPPDLRERVAGALRRGATLYPAAPAP, encoded by the coding sequence ATGGAACTCGACACCAAGACCCGGCGGCTGCGGGCGGTCGCCCACCTGCTGGAGCAGGCGGAGTGCACCACCGCCGAGATCGTGCAGCGCCTGCACCTCGAGCCCCGCAAGCGCCGCTCGGTGCAACGTGACCTCGCCGAGCTGGTGGCCCAGGGCGAGATCGAAATCACGGCCGAGGGCCGCTACCGCCAGCGGCGGCGGTCTGGGGAGCTCAACCCGGTGCAGGCCCTCGCGGTGTACAGCGCTGCCCGGATGCTCTTTCACCACGCCGCCGAGTACAACGAGCACTACCTCGCGGCCCTCGAGAAGCTGGCGCAGGACCTGCCGGAACGGGCGAGGCGGGTGGCCCTGCAGGCCAACGAGGTGTACAAGGCGCGCCGGGGCGGGCGGGGCTCGCTGGTCTTCGAGGTGGCGGCGCAAGCGTGGCTGGACGGCCGGGTGCTGAGCTGCACCTACCAGTCGCAACGCCGCGCCACCCGGGTCGAACTGGAGATCTACTTCATCGAGGTGAACGCCCGGAACCGCGAGGCCTACGCCATCGGCGTCAACCGCCTGCGGGAGGAGCGGCAGCCCTACGTCTACCGCCTGTCGCGCATGCGGCAGCCCACCCTCACTGCCCACACCTATGACATCCCCGAGGACTTTCACCCGCTGCGCTTCCTGTCCAGTGCTTGGGGCATCATGCCCGGGGAACCCACCCGGGTGGAACTGTTCTTCAGCCCGGCGGTGCGCGAACGGATCGCCGAGGAGTACTTCGGCGCCCTCGCCGAGCCGACGGTGACCCTGAGCTCCGGCCACACCCGGGTCATCCTTCAGGTGGGCAATTGGCTGGAACTCGTGCCCTGGGTGCTGGGCTGGGGCGGCGACGTGGAGGTCATCGCCCCGCCAGACCTGCGGGAGCGGGTGGCGGGAGCACTCCGGCGGGGCGCCACGCTCTACCCCGCCGCTCCCGCGCCCTGA
- a CDS encoding UvrD-helicase domain-containing protein has product MTLTREQAWISEYRGSIAIAAGAGSGKTFVLTRRLLGLLGGGLRAEELVAVTFTEAAAAELRGRLQGLLDEEAHRHGQPVVVAAARALPLAQISTIHALCARIIRDHPVESGAGLRFRVLDEAEAAVWLDHTLPDLLGEIEVEAFGHLPAAVAQGAVTLMLRDPQRAEDALRVSLSAYEENKAGLEARLAQRAAEVEGVWDRCLQVLAAHVCPVPDDPLEQARRAALGAAAVTGSPATRQAAMHAALAGVRSNAGNAKAWGAAKDPVLRAVNRLRELAAPDGALEGELWQLQAVPVLEGLYRRVEARLDALKAEQEVLTFADLERLAARALSFLHVREHYTERWRALFVDEFQDTSPLQWQILNALSAGGANLTVVGDEKQSIYAFRGADVRLFRAAREQIVQSGGESRALSRSFRSHRGLVEVVNTFFRAFMPGPAGPTSTAATFTPLTAHREEPPTPGPACEIHVVGGPEAQPLLRSAEANLIAHRIQSLMGEGRVVVGGGTPRPLRYRDIAVLLRARTHLGTYEGALFHAGIPYTVQGGRGLLRRPEVRDLTQLLLFLARPGHDLALAAVLRSPLVGWSDEELLEAAGHRAGAQSLWSALQGAGRVPSLLARLLEARDSRGASALLTRALEESGHAAVMASLPDGARRLANLDAFLALLHAWAARGQGTVQAAAQALEDALRLDLPIPEAQLASDDAVQVMTIHGSKGLEFPVVIVPDLLAQGRADSAPLLMDAERGLALRVPGLKPEQQPEPHRRLQDLQAERRAAEHERILYVALTRAADSLILTVTARAGQLAEAQRLAGLFPEADVARFAYAPGQIPRPAPQPRRRGGAVHAGVAASGVALPETLPVTSIGVYLNCPRAFSFRYVTGRPPFTHLWEPETQVREGGVSGALVGSAVHQAIELDLTEAQVLAHFAHLSLAQRQEVAALSGKLRGPAYAALAGSVPQREVPITHTLDGLVFEGVIDAHYGDWIVDFKTDRQVHPAHHAPQLALYLEATGASRASLAYLRHDLLHDLSAQDLEHARNETRRMTAGVQAHDFAPTPSAERCRFCAFRQVCDAAQ; this is encoded by the coding sequence GTGACCCTCACCCGCGAACAGGCCTGGATCAGCGAGTACCGGGGCAGCATCGCGATCGCCGCCGGGGCCGGCAGCGGCAAGACCTTCGTGCTGACCCGGCGCCTGCTCGGGCTGCTGGGCGGGGGGCTGCGGGCCGAGGAGCTCGTCGCCGTGACCTTTACCGAGGCGGCCGCCGCGGAACTGCGCGGCCGCCTGCAGGGGCTGCTGGATGAGGAGGCGCACCGACACGGGCAGCCGGTCGTGGTCGCAGCCGCCCGCGCCCTGCCACTCGCGCAGATCAGCACCATCCACGCGCTGTGTGCCCGCATCATCCGGGACCATCCCGTCGAGAGTGGGGCCGGGCTGCGCTTCAGGGTGCTCGACGAGGCGGAGGCGGCCGTGTGGCTCGACCATACCCTGCCGGACCTCCTCGGGGAGATCGAGGTGGAGGCCTTCGGCCACCTGCCCGCCGCGGTGGCCCAGGGGGCCGTCACGCTGATGCTGCGTGATCCCCAGCGGGCTGAGGACGCCCTGCGGGTCTCCCTCTCGGCCTACGAGGAGAACAAGGCCGGCCTGGAAGCGCGCTTGGCGCAGAGGGCAGCGGAGGTCGAGGGGGTTTGGGACCGGTGCCTGCAGGTGCTGGCGGCCCACGTCTGCCCTGTTCCGGACGACCCGCTGGAGCAGGCCCGGCGCGCGGCGCTGGGCGCGGCCGCCGTGACCGGCAGCCCGGCGACCCGGCAAGCGGCCATGCACGCGGCCCTTGCGGGCGTGCGCAGCAATGCCGGCAACGCCAAAGCCTGGGGCGCGGCCAAGGATCCGGTGTTGCGCGCGGTGAACCGCCTCCGGGAGCTGGCCGCCCCGGACGGCGCCCTGGAGGGTGAGCTCTGGCAGCTTCAGGCCGTTCCCGTGCTGGAGGGCCTGTACCGGCGCGTGGAGGCGAGGTTGGACGCCCTCAAGGCCGAGCAGGAGGTCCTGACCTTTGCCGACCTCGAGCGCCTCGCCGCGCGGGCCCTGTCCTTCCTGCACGTGCGCGAGCACTACACCGAGCGCTGGAGGGCACTATTCGTCGACGAGTTTCAAGACACCAGCCCGTTGCAGTGGCAGATCCTGAATGCCCTGAGCGCAGGCGGGGCGAACCTCACGGTCGTCGGGGATGAGAAGCAGAGCATCTACGCCTTTCGCGGCGCCGACGTCCGCCTCTTCCGCGCGGCGCGTGAGCAGATCGTGCAGTCGGGCGGGGAGAGCCGGGCCCTCAGCCGTTCCTTCCGGTCACACCGGGGGCTCGTGGAGGTGGTCAACACCTTTTTCCGGGCCTTTATGCCGGGCCCGGCCGGCCCCACCTCGACCGCCGCCACCTTCACGCCGCTCACCGCCCACCGTGAGGAGCCGCCCACACCCGGCCCGGCCTGCGAGATTCACGTGGTCGGCGGCCCGGAAGCCCAGCCCCTGCTGCGGTCGGCGGAGGCCAACCTGATCGCCCACCGCATCCAGAGCCTGATGGGCGAGGGCCGGGTCGTCGTGGGCGGGGGGACGCCCAGGCCCCTGCGGTACCGGGACATCGCGGTGCTGCTGCGCGCCCGCACGCACCTGGGCACGTACGAGGGCGCGCTGTTCCACGCTGGCATTCCCTACACGGTGCAGGGGGGCCGGGGCCTCCTCCGGCGCCCCGAGGTGCGCGACCTCACGCAGTTGCTGCTCTTTCTCGCCCGCCCGGGCCACGACCTCGCGCTCGCCGCGGTATTGCGCAGCCCGCTCGTCGGCTGGTCCGACGAAGAACTCCTCGAGGCCGCTGGACACCGCGCCGGGGCGCAGAGCCTGTGGTCGGCCCTGCAGGGGGCAGGCCGGGTCCCTTCCCTGCTCGCGCGCCTCCTCGAAGCCCGCGACAGTCGCGGCGCCAGCGCTCTGCTCACCCGCGCGCTGGAGGAGAGCGGGCACGCCGCCGTGATGGCCAGCCTGCCCGACGGCGCGCGCCGCCTCGCCAACCTGGACGCCTTTCTCGCGCTGCTGCACGCTTGGGCGGCCCGCGGGCAGGGCACCGTGCAGGCGGCGGCACAGGCGTTGGAAGACGCCCTGCGGCTGGACCTCCCCATCCCCGAGGCCCAACTCGCCTCCGACGACGCGGTGCAGGTGATGACCATCCACGGCAGCAAGGGCCTGGAGTTCCCAGTGGTGATCGTGCCGGACCTGCTCGCCCAGGGACGGGCCGACAGCGCGCCCCTGCTGATGGACGCCGAGCGCGGCCTCGCCCTGCGCGTGCCCGGCCTGAAACCCGAGCAGCAGCCGGAGCCGCACCGCCGCCTGCAAGACCTGCAGGCCGAGCGGCGGGCCGCCGAGCACGAGCGCATCCTGTACGTGGCCCTGACCCGCGCAGCGGACAGCCTGATCCTGACGGTCACCGCCAGGGCCGGCCAGCTGGCCGAGGCCCAGCGACTCGCGGGCCTCTTTCCCGAGGCGGACGTGGCCCGCTTCGCCTACGCGCCCGGTCAGATTCCCCGCCCGGCCCCGCAGCCCCGCCGTCGCGGCGGCGCTGTCCACGCGGGGGTGGCAGCCTCGGGAGTCGCGCTCCCCGAGACGCTCCCCGTGACGTCCATCGGCGTCTACTTGAATTGTCCCCGGGCCTTCTCGTTTCGGTACGTCACCGGCCGACCTCCCTTCACCCACCTGTGGGAACCCGAGACCCAGGTGCGGGAGGGAGGGGTGTCGGGTGCGCTGGTCGGATCGGCCGTGCACCAGGCCATCGAACTTGACCTCACCGAGGCGCAGGTGCTCGCGCATTTCGCCCACCTGAGCCTCGCCCAGCGGCAGGAGGTCGCGGCCCTGAGCGGGAAGCTGCGCGGGCCCGCCTACGCGGCCCTCGCCGGGTCCGTCCCGCAGCGGGAAGTGCCCATCACGCACACCCTGGACGGCCTGGTCTTCGAAGGCGTCATCGACGCGCACTACGGGGACTGGATCGTCGACTTCAAGACGGACCGGCAGGTCCACCCGGCCCATCACGCGCCGCAACTCGCCCTGTATCTCGAGGCCACCGGCGCCTCACGGGCCAGCCTTGCCTACCTGCGGCACGACCTGCTGCATGACCTCTCTGCCCAGGACCTCGAGCACGCCCGGAACGAGACACGGCGCATGACGGCGGGCGTGCAGGCCCATGACTTCGCTCCGACCCCCAGTGCCGAGCGGTGCCGCTTCTGCGCGTTCCGTCAGGTCTGCGACGCGGCGCAGTAG